In a single window of the Arthrobacter sp. StoSoilA2 genome:
- a CDS encoding fumarylacetoacetate hydrolase family protein, whose translation MRIARFVVDSDPLYGVVEGEPGSEEITVINGDPFFNGVERTHVKHKLEDVRLLAPIIPRSKVIGVGRNFAEHAAELGNEVPQHPLLFLKPNTSVIGPNDPIILPEFSDEVSFEAELCVIIGRICKDVPEERADDVIFGYTCGNDLTARDVQKTDLQWARAKGFDTSAPLGPWIETELDPDDLSIQGRLNGELRQDGSTNQMIRGVRELVSIVSQAFTLLPGDVIMTGTPAGVGLVNEGDRFEVEIEGIGRLSNPVVRR comes from the coding sequence ATGCGTATCGCCCGGTTTGTAGTTGATTCTGATCCCCTTTATGGCGTTGTTGAAGGCGAGCCCGGTAGTGAGGAAATCACTGTCATCAACGGCGACCCCTTCTTCAATGGCGTCGAACGTACCCACGTGAAGCACAAGCTTGAGGATGTGCGGCTCCTTGCCCCGATCATTCCGCGCAGTAAGGTGATCGGCGTTGGGCGTAACTTTGCCGAGCATGCTGCTGAGCTGGGCAACGAGGTTCCGCAGCATCCATTGCTCTTCCTTAAGCCGAACACCTCCGTCATCGGGCCAAACGATCCGATCATCCTCCCGGAGTTCTCTGATGAAGTCTCCTTCGAAGCGGAGCTTTGCGTCATCATCGGCCGTATTTGCAAGGACGTCCCCGAGGAACGCGCCGACGACGTCATTTTTGGTTACACCTGCGGAAACGACCTCACGGCCCGTGACGTGCAGAAGACCGACCTCCAGTGGGCCCGCGCCAAGGGCTTTGACACCTCCGCTCCGCTCGGCCCGTGGATCGAAACTGAACTTGATCCGGACGACCTCTCCATCCAGGGCCGGCTCAATGGTGAACTTCGGCAGGACGGCAGCACCAACCAGATGATTCGCGGCGTGCGCGAGCTCGTCTCGATCGTCTCCCAGGCCTTTACGCTCCTTCCGGGCGATGTCATCATGACCGGGACGCCTGCCGGCGTGGGCCTGGTCAATGAGGGCGACCGCTTCGAAGTGGAGATTGAAGGCATCGGGCGCTTGTCCAACCCCGTGGTCCGCCGCTAA
- a CDS encoding response regulator transcription factor, which yields MPALAAPIRVALVDDQQLVRSGFGMLINSQPDLQVVAEAGNGIEAIQALNAVTADVVLMDVRMPGMDGIEATRRILEQAATQPSGSQRAEVKIVVLTTFDLDEYALAAIQAGASGFLLKDAPPEELLEAIRTVYRGDAVIAPSTTRRLLEHVAPLLRKQTPEQSGHAAAVERLTAREREVFQLIAQGQSNPEIAAGLFLSEATVKTHVGHILAKLGARDRVQVVVIAYETGVVAPGS from the coding sequence ATGCCTGCACTCGCCGCACCCATCCGGGTGGCGCTCGTCGATGACCAACAGTTGGTCCGCTCGGGGTTCGGCATGCTGATTAATTCCCAACCCGATCTTCAGGTGGTGGCAGAGGCAGGCAACGGAATCGAGGCAATCCAGGCTCTTAACGCAGTCACAGCAGATGTCGTCCTCATGGATGTCCGCATGCCAGGTATGGACGGCATCGAAGCCACGAGGCGCATTTTGGAACAGGCGGCCACCCAGCCCTCGGGCTCCCAGCGGGCGGAGGTCAAAATCGTGGTCCTCACCACCTTCGACCTCGACGAGTATGCTTTGGCTGCAATCCAGGCCGGCGCCAGCGGATTCCTGCTCAAGGACGCCCCGCCAGAGGAACTGCTGGAGGCCATCCGCACGGTCTACCGTGGCGACGCCGTCATCGCCCCATCCACCACTCGGAGATTGCTGGAGCATGTGGCTCCCCTGCTCCGAAAGCAGACGCCGGAACAAAGCGGACACGCCGCCGCGGTCGAACGCCTCACTGCCCGTGAACGCGAGGTTTTCCAGCTGATCGCCCAGGGGCAGTCGAATCCGGAGATCGCCGCAGGACTGTTCCTTTCCGAGGCAACGGTGAAGACCCACGTGGGCCATATCCTGGCCAAGCTGGGAGCGCGGGACCGTGTGCAGGTGGTGGTCATCGCCTACGAGACAGGCGTGGTCGCCCCAGGAAGCTAG
- a CDS encoding HAD family hydrolase, whose amino-acid sequence MAIESSFGTIRGVLFDIDDTLVDLEYAMTTALRDVSEHLLPGLDQAGWVKFGRIFTHETTHFYDRYLAGELTFNEQRLLRGRAALGHFGVELGDGEESQSWVAEYHQRQTAYVRAFDDVAGVLDALDAADIPYGAVSNNVHDYQRAKLDGAGLSRIKILVGTDTVGVPKPHPAIYLEGVRLLGTEPGETLYVGDNRLLDADGATAAGLIGVWLNRTGEEVEEFAGRQVDSLSRLLMRAPSAA is encoded by the coding sequence ATGGCTATTGAAAGCTCCTTCGGAACTATCCGCGGTGTTCTGTTCGACATCGATGACACCTTGGTGGACCTTGAGTACGCCATGACAACGGCCCTGCGTGATGTTAGCGAGCATCTCCTGCCCGGCCTTGACCAGGCCGGGTGGGTGAAGTTCGGCCGCATCTTCACGCACGAAACAACGCATTTCTATGACCGCTACCTTGCTGGCGAACTGACCTTCAATGAGCAGCGCCTTTTGAGGGGCCGGGCGGCCCTGGGCCACTTTGGGGTGGAGCTCGGAGACGGTGAGGAATCGCAGTCGTGGGTTGCTGAGTACCATCAGCGGCAAACGGCGTACGTGCGCGCTTTCGACGACGTAGCTGGTGTGCTGGATGCGCTCGACGCTGCGGACATTCCCTACGGTGCCGTCAGCAACAACGTTCATGACTACCAACGGGCCAAGTTGGATGGCGCGGGCCTGTCCAGGATCAAGATCCTCGTAGGAACGGATACAGTGGGCGTGCCGAAGCCGCATCCTGCCATCTACCTGGAGGGCGTGCGGCTGCTGGGGACAGAACCAGGCGAGACTCTCTACGTTGGGGACAACCGGCTCCTTGATGCTGACGGCGCAACTGCGGCCGGCCTGATTGGCGTGTGGCTCAACAGGACCGGGGAAGAGGTCGAAGAGTTCGCCGGGCGTCAGGTGGATTCGTTGTCGAGACTGCTGATGAGGGCACCTTCCGCGGCCTGA
- a CDS encoding ABC transporter ATP-binding protein, giving the protein MTTFTPLPHPAGNGRPSEADAARPRTAVEAFALTKAYGRGDTRVMALNEVSVGFDAGKFTAIMGPSGSGKSTLMHCLAGLDTADSGRIVLGGTELTGLNDRQLTALRRERIGFVFQAFNLVPTLTAEQNITLPLALAGTTPDAGWLDTVVNTLGLKDRLKHRPHELSGGQQQRVAVARALLTRPDVVFGDEPTGNLDSKAGGEVLALLRRSSQEMGQTIITVTHDPVAASFADRVVLMSDGGLVGEIQKPTAESVLTALGKLGA; this is encoded by the coding sequence ATGACAACTTTCACGCCTCTCCCCCACCCAGCAGGTAACGGTCGCCCCTCTGAAGCCGATGCAGCCAGGCCACGCACGGCCGTTGAAGCTTTCGCGCTGACAAAGGCCTATGGACGCGGCGATACCCGTGTCATGGCCCTGAACGAGGTATCGGTGGGCTTCGACGCAGGCAAATTCACGGCAATCATGGGACCTTCAGGATCGGGCAAATCCACGCTCATGCATTGCCTCGCCGGCCTTGATACGGCGGACTCCGGACGGATCGTCCTGGGCGGCACGGAGCTCACCGGGCTCAACGACCGCCAACTCACCGCCCTTCGACGCGAGCGCATTGGCTTCGTGTTCCAGGCCTTCAATCTGGTGCCCACACTGACAGCGGAGCAGAACATCACGCTGCCGCTCGCTTTGGCGGGAACAACCCCCGACGCCGGGTGGCTGGATACCGTAGTCAACACCCTCGGGTTGAAGGACCGGTTGAAGCACAGACCCCACGAGTTGTCAGGCGGACAGCAGCAGCGTGTCGCCGTAGCCCGAGCGCTACTGACGCGTCCCGACGTCGTGTTTGGTGACGAGCCCACCGGGAACCTGGACTCCAAAGCCGGCGGCGAAGTGCTTGCGCTCCTGCGTCGCAGCAGCCAGGAGATGGGGCAGACCATCATCACGGTGACCCATGACCCCGTCGCTGCAAGCTTTGCCGACCGCGTGGTGCTGATGAGCGACGGCGGTCTGGTGGGCGAGATCCAGAAGCCCACAGCCGAATCAGTTTTGACGGCTCTCGGCAAGCTGGGGGCTTAA
- the gltX gene encoding glutamate--tRNA ligase, translated as MTTASASSAASSAIPAVNAETPVRVRFCPSPTGTPHVGLIRTALFNWAYARHTGGKLIFRIEDTDSARDSEESYHQLLDALKWLGIDWDEGVEVGGPHEPYRQSQRGGIYQDVIAKLKAGGHVYESYSTPEEIEARHRAAGRDPKLGYDGFDRHLTEEQLAQFKAEGREAVLRLRMPDEDLTFKDLVRGEITFKAGSVPDFAVVRANGAPLYTLVNPVDDALMGITHVLRGEDLLSSTPRQIALYRALYAIGVAEYMPEFGHLPYVMGQGNKKLSKRDPESSLFLHRERGFIPEGLLNYLSLLGWSLSADEDIFTVEQLVANFDIHDVLGNPARFDLKKAEAINGTHVRLLEPEDFKQRLVPYLRAAGFVGEILTARQEEILAEAAPLVQERITLLGEAPEMLAFLFKADDAIDVADDARKGLPENLQEVLDAALAALEPIEDWTAENIQTALKQALVEDLGIKPRAAFGPVRTAISGRRISPPLFESMVILGKDSSLARVRAFRG; from the coding sequence ATGACTACTGCTTCTGCGTCCAGCGCTGCCTCCAGCGCCATCCCTGCCGTCAACGCCGAGACTCCAGTCCGCGTGCGCTTCTGCCCGTCGCCTACGGGAACGCCGCACGTTGGCCTCATCCGCACCGCCCTGTTCAACTGGGCTTATGCGCGCCATACCGGTGGCAAGTTGATATTCCGCATTGAGGACACTGACTCTGCCCGCGACAGCGAGGAGAGCTACCATCAGCTGCTGGATGCCCTCAAGTGGCTCGGCATCGACTGGGATGAGGGCGTCGAGGTAGGCGGCCCACATGAGCCATACCGCCAGTCACAGCGTGGAGGTATCTACCAGGACGTCATCGCCAAGCTCAAGGCCGGGGGACATGTCTACGAGTCATACTCCACGCCGGAAGAGATCGAAGCCCGCCACAGGGCGGCCGGCCGCGACCCCAAACTGGGCTATGACGGCTTCGACCGCCACCTGACCGAGGAACAGCTTGCCCAGTTCAAGGCCGAAGGCCGGGAAGCCGTGCTGCGCCTTCGCATGCCGGATGAGGATCTGACCTTCAAGGACCTCGTCCGCGGGGAAATCACGTTCAAGGCCGGTTCCGTGCCTGACTTCGCGGTTGTGCGTGCCAATGGTGCTCCGCTGTACACGCTGGTGAACCCGGTGGACGATGCCCTCATGGGCATCACGCACGTCCTTCGCGGGGAGGACCTCCTGAGCTCCACGCCCCGGCAGATCGCACTGTACCGGGCTCTCTACGCCATCGGCGTGGCGGAGTACATGCCGGAATTCGGTCACCTGCCCTACGTCATGGGCCAGGGAAACAAGAAGCTTTCCAAACGGGATCCGGAATCCAGCCTCTTCCTGCACCGCGAGCGTGGCTTCATCCCTGAGGGCCTGCTCAACTACCTTTCCCTGCTGGGCTGGTCGCTGAGCGCGGACGAGGACATCTTCACGGTGGAGCAGCTTGTTGCCAACTTCGACATCCACGATGTCCTGGGTAACCCTGCGCGGTTCGATCTGAAGAAAGCCGAGGCCATCAACGGGACCCATGTGCGCCTGCTCGAGCCGGAGGATTTCAAGCAACGGCTCGTCCCGTACCTCCGGGCTGCAGGTTTCGTGGGGGAGATCCTTACCGCCCGGCAGGAGGAGATCCTCGCCGAGGCGGCTCCGCTGGTTCAGGAACGTATTACCCTGTTGGGCGAAGCCCCTGAAATGTTGGCCTTCCTCTTCAAGGCGGACGACGCGATCGATGTTGCCGACGACGCCCGCAAGGGGCTCCCGGAGAACCTGCAGGAAGTGCTTGACGCGGCACTTGCTGCGTTGGAGCCCATAGAGGATTGGACCGCTGAGAACATTCAGACGGCACTTAAACAGGCATTGGTCGAGGATCTGGGCATTAAGCCCCGAGCTGCCTTTGGGCCGGTGCGCACCGCTATTTCAGGCCGACGTATTTCTCCGCCGCTTTTCGAGTCAATGGTGATCCTGGGTAAGGATTCTTCATTGGCCCGCGTTCGCGCGTTCCGGGGCTAA
- a CDS encoding branched-chain amino acid aminotransferase, producing the protein MTQTAHGVEFSQQLSETPKSAEERAAVLANPGFGDYFTDHTAVVDYKVDADGNGGWQNARIEPYGPISLDPSAAVLHYGQEIFEGLKAYRHADGSVWTFRPEANAARLNKSARRLALPELPEEYFLGAIRELVQADKEWVPSGDGEALYLRPFMIATEAFLGVRAAREVSFRVIASPAGNYFGGELKPVSIWISREYARAGRGGTGAAKCGGNYAASLIAQQEAEANGCKQVLFLDQFNDDAVEELGGMNVFFVMKDGSLVTPALTGTILEGVTRSSVIQVAKDMGREVSERKITLDEWREGVASGEIAEVFACGTAAVITPIGVLKDATEFIGSEDAKAGETTMAIRRQLLGIQTGTVEDTHGWLTRLV; encoded by the coding sequence ATGACTCAGACTGCCCACGGCGTCGAATTCAGCCAGCAGCTTTCGGAAACCCCGAAATCTGCTGAGGAGCGTGCAGCCGTCCTGGCGAACCCAGGCTTTGGCGATTACTTCACCGACCACACCGCCGTCGTTGACTACAAAGTCGACGCCGATGGAAATGGCGGTTGGCAGAACGCCCGGATCGAGCCCTACGGACCAATCTCGCTGGATCCTTCGGCCGCAGTCCTGCACTACGGCCAGGAGATCTTTGAAGGCCTGAAGGCATACCGCCATGCTGACGGTTCGGTGTGGACCTTCCGCCCCGAAGCGAACGCCGCGCGGCTGAACAAATCGGCCCGCCGGCTGGCCCTCCCGGAACTGCCCGAGGAATACTTCCTGGGTGCTATCCGTGAGCTCGTGCAGGCGGATAAGGAATGGGTGCCTTCCGGCGACGGTGAAGCTCTGTACTTGCGCCCCTTCATGATCGCCACCGAGGCCTTCCTCGGTGTGCGGGCCGCCCGGGAGGTATCTTTCCGCGTCATTGCCTCTCCCGCCGGTAACTACTTCGGTGGCGAATTGAAGCCCGTTTCCATCTGGATTTCCCGTGAATATGCACGCGCGGGCCGCGGGGGAACAGGTGCAGCCAAGTGCGGCGGCAACTACGCCGCCTCCCTCATCGCGCAGCAGGAAGCCGAAGCGAACGGTTGCAAGCAGGTACTTTTCCTGGACCAATTCAACGACGACGCCGTGGAAGAGCTCGGCGGCATGAACGTCTTCTTCGTCATGAAGGACGGCTCGCTCGTTACCCCCGCACTGACCGGGACCATCCTGGAAGGTGTCACCCGTTCGTCCGTAATCCAGGTTGCCAAGGACATGGGCCGCGAGGTTTCCGAGCGAAAGATCACCCTCGACGAATGGCGCGAGGGAGTTGCTTCCGGCGAAATCGCTGAAGTCTTCGCTTGCGGTACGGCGGCTGTGATCACCCCGATCGGTGTCCTCAAGGACGCCACGGAATTCATCGGATCCGAGGACGCCAAGGCAGGCGAAACCACTATGGCCATCCGCCGGCAACTCCTGGGCATCCAGACCGGTACCGTCGAGGACACCCACGGCTGGCTGACCCGCCTGGTTTAG
- a CDS encoding 3-isopropylmalate dehydrogenase has product MSASSINLAVIPGDGIGPEVIAEAVKVLEKAVAAEGVDLEQTHYKLGAQHWLETGETLPDEVLADLRTRDAILFGAVGAAPGDTRIPSGIIEREMLLKLRFSLDHYVNLRPSRLYGTVGSPLANPGTIDFIVVREGTEGPYVGNGGTLRGGTPHEVATEVSLNTAHGVERVVRDAFRRASERPRKHVTLVHKHNVLVFAGHLWKRTVEAVASEFPEVTHDYLHIDAATIFMVTDPSRFDVIVTDNLFGDILTDLAAAVTGGIGLAASGNINMDRTAPSMFEPVHGSAPDIAGQQKADPTAAILSAVLLLDHLGYTTAARKIEAAVVADVESRTGEPRSTAAIGDAIAAAL; this is encoded by the coding sequence ATGAGTGCATCGTCCATCAATCTCGCTGTCATCCCCGGTGACGGCATTGGCCCCGAGGTCATCGCCGAAGCCGTCAAGGTCCTGGAAAAGGCTGTCGCCGCTGAAGGTGTCGACCTTGAGCAGACCCACTACAAGCTCGGTGCGCAGCACTGGCTTGAGACGGGCGAGACCCTTCCGGACGAGGTCCTTGCAGACCTCCGTACCCGCGATGCCATCCTCTTCGGTGCTGTTGGCGCCGCACCCGGCGACACCCGTATTCCTTCGGGCATCATCGAACGCGAGATGCTGCTCAAGCTCCGCTTCAGCCTGGACCACTACGTGAACCTGCGTCCGTCACGCCTCTACGGAACGGTTGGCAGCCCGCTGGCCAACCCCGGCACCATCGACTTCATTGTGGTGCGCGAAGGCACGGAAGGCCCCTATGTGGGCAACGGTGGAACGCTGCGCGGCGGAACCCCGCACGAAGTTGCCACCGAAGTCTCCCTTAACACTGCCCATGGCGTGGAGCGCGTGGTGCGGGATGCATTCCGCCGCGCCAGCGAACGTCCGCGCAAGCACGTCACCCTCGTCCACAAGCACAACGTCCTGGTCTTCGCCGGACACTTGTGGAAGCGCACCGTTGAAGCAGTGGCCAGCGAATTCCCCGAGGTCACGCACGACTACCTTCACATCGATGCTGCAACCATCTTCATGGTCACCGACCCCTCCCGCTTCGATGTCATCGTCACCGACAACCTTTTCGGTGACATCCTGACCGACCTCGCAGCTGCCGTTACGGGCGGCATCGGCTTGGCGGCATCGGGCAACATCAACATGGACCGCACAGCACCGTCCATGTTCGAACCCGTCCACGGCTCAGCACCGGATATCGCCGGACAGCAGAAAGCCGATCCCACCGCGGCCATCCTCTCCGCAGTGCTCCTCCTGGACCACCTTGGCTACACCACGGCGGCCCGCAAGATCGAGGCGGCAGTGGTCGCCGACGTCGAAAGCCGCACAGGCGAGCCGCGCTCTACTGCGGCGATCGGCGATGCCATTGCGGCGGCACTTTAG
- a CDS encoding dynamin family protein — protein MTAHEEPPRAGTSPVANKAQADAVNTLEAARNELAGITLPLALPDAEAGRRLIRETLAQLDDYVIPRYRSLDAPLLAVVGGSTGAGKSTLVNALVGYPVTRAGAIRPTTRQPILLHHPQDGEWFEGQRILPNLERIRGSVPAQPLPANQAGVEPDAQAITSLVLVGSDHVPPGVAILDAPDVDSISDNNRRLAGQLLAAADLWVFVTTANRYADAVPWRLLLDAASRDITVAVVLDRVPPAAEEEVRTDLKAMLDRQGLAAAELFVVHESGLDDLGMLPPETVSGLRLWLAGLAADAAGRMDVARRTLNGAIKAVSARFEAIAAAAAAQDAAAHELRSVCVHEYDDALRRILDATKDGALLRGEVLARWQDFVGTGEFFRALEQNIGRMRDRIGAFFRGEPAPAVKVETAIETGLQAVILDEAANAAENVDRRWRSDAAGRQLLGAADLSGTSPGFDAKAAAAIRSWQEGLMELIRTQGQEKRTQARWLSFGVNGLGAALMVVVFSMTAGLTGLEIGIAGGTAVVGQKLLEAVFGEDAVRRLAQQARADLHTSCQRLLEEERNRFLSRLEATGLEPGTVHGDMDLARHAKALRRLAGAA, from the coding sequence GTGACCGCACATGAAGAGCCGCCAAGAGCAGGGACCAGCCCTGTCGCCAATAAAGCACAGGCTGATGCTGTCAACACCCTTGAAGCGGCCCGCAACGAACTGGCCGGCATCACCTTGCCACTCGCCCTGCCCGACGCCGAAGCCGGTCGGCGCTTGATCAGAGAGACCCTCGCGCAGCTCGACGACTACGTGATTCCCCGGTACCGCAGCCTGGACGCGCCGCTGTTGGCCGTCGTCGGAGGTTCCACTGGGGCGGGTAAATCGACGCTGGTTAATGCGCTGGTAGGCTACCCGGTCACACGTGCCGGAGCTATTAGACCGACAACGCGCCAGCCGATCCTCCTCCACCATCCGCAGGATGGCGAGTGGTTTGAGGGCCAGCGCATACTTCCCAACCTGGAGCGAATCAGGGGTAGCGTCCCTGCGCAACCGTTGCCTGCAAATCAAGCCGGGGTCGAACCGGATGCCCAGGCAATCACGTCCCTGGTGCTCGTGGGTTCCGATCATGTACCCCCGGGCGTGGCGATTCTGGATGCGCCGGACGTCGACTCCATTTCCGATAACAATCGGAGGCTGGCAGGTCAGCTCCTCGCCGCAGCGGACCTTTGGGTGTTCGTCACCACGGCAAACAGATACGCCGACGCCGTCCCGTGGCGCCTGCTCCTGGATGCGGCTTCACGGGACATCACGGTCGCCGTGGTGCTGGACCGCGTGCCACCGGCAGCGGAGGAAGAGGTCAGGACGGACCTGAAGGCGATGTTGGATCGTCAGGGCCTGGCTGCTGCAGAACTCTTTGTGGTGCACGAAAGTGGTTTGGATGATTTGGGAATGCTGCCGCCCGAAACTGTTAGTGGGCTGAGACTTTGGCTTGCCGGCCTTGCCGCTGACGCTGCCGGACGAATGGACGTTGCAAGGCGTACGCTCAACGGAGCCATCAAAGCGGTGAGCGCCCGGTTTGAAGCTATTGCAGCTGCGGCTGCGGCCCAGGATGCTGCGGCCCATGAGCTGCGCTCCGTCTGCGTTCACGAATACGACGACGCCCTACGGCGGATTCTGGACGCGACCAAGGACGGTGCGCTGCTCCGCGGCGAAGTGCTGGCACGATGGCAGGATTTTGTGGGAACGGGTGAATTCTTCCGGGCTTTGGAGCAGAACATCGGGCGCATGCGGGACCGGATCGGAGCATTCTTCAGGGGTGAACCGGCGCCGGCCGTAAAAGTCGAAACGGCGATCGAAACGGGCCTGCAAGCGGTGATTCTCGATGAGGCCGCCAATGCCGCAGAAAACGTCGACAGGCGCTGGCGCTCGGATGCGGCAGGCCGTCAACTCCTGGGTGCCGCAGATCTTTCAGGAACCAGTCCCGGCTTTGACGCGAAGGCCGCTGCCGCCATCCGCTCCTGGCAGGAAGGACTCATGGAACTGATCCGCACCCAAGGTCAGGAAAAGCGCACGCAGGCCCGTTGGCTCTCCTTCGGTGTGAACGGTCTTGGCGCAGCACTGATGGTGGTGGTTTTCTCCATGACTGCCGGTTTGACCGGCTTGGAGATAGGCATTGCCGGGGGAACGGCTGTGGTGGGGCAGAAGCTCCTTGAAGCTGTCTTCGGTGAGGATGCCGTCCGTCGGCTTGCCCAGCAGGCCAGGGCCGATCTTCACACGTCCTGCCAACGCCTCCTCGAGGAAGAGCGGAACAGGTTCCTCAGCAGGCTGGAGGCCACTGGTTTGGAGCCTGGCACCGTTCATGGCGATATGGACCTCGCCCG
- a CDS encoding histidine kinase yields the protein MDRRHAIYEWFRINRFKVDMAATCLLVLLFGPVYLMADRPLLFFFSCGLLLPLAWRRTRPVVAAAVVVLVCLIQWAAGAEPVAGQIAVPLVIYATAAYGPAWASRTVLLLGLLGGVMLTTREYSSPAESGIMGLTIGALYTVLIWMLVLVSWTLGDLTRVRRLQLQALEDRTRRLEIEQQQERQLAAADERSHIAREMHDIVAHSLSVIITQADGARYAAAAKPELATEALATIAATGRDSLGEMRRLLGVLRSDEAAPTRPQPGLSDLDELLLGFRAARLQISFEELGMPRRALPAGAELTAYRIIQEALTNIMKHAGPHAGASVTLTWQGRGLALNIVDDGRGAAADPPAAGGGNGLRGMIERISLYDGSLTAGPLPGGGFRVSAFIPYSEA from the coding sequence GTGGATAGAAGGCACGCGATATACGAATGGTTCCGGATCAACCGCTTCAAGGTAGATATGGCGGCAACGTGCCTGCTGGTCCTCTTGTTCGGACCTGTCTATCTCATGGCCGACCGCCCCTTGCTTTTTTTCTTCTCCTGCGGCCTGCTGTTGCCCCTGGCATGGCGAAGGACACGTCCCGTGGTGGCTGCCGCCGTCGTGGTTTTGGTGTGCCTGATCCAGTGGGCGGCAGGCGCGGAACCGGTGGCTGGCCAAATTGCGGTTCCGCTGGTCATCTACGCCACGGCCGCCTACGGGCCGGCATGGGCAAGCCGGACGGTCCTCTTGCTTGGCTTGCTGGGCGGCGTCATGCTCACTACGCGCGAATACTCGAGCCCCGCTGAGTCCGGCATCATGGGCCTTACCATTGGGGCCCTCTACACAGTCCTTATCTGGATGCTGGTGCTGGTCAGTTGGACGCTCGGCGATCTTACCCGCGTTCGACGGCTCCAACTCCAGGCCCTTGAGGACCGGACCCGACGCCTTGAAATCGAACAGCAACAGGAGCGCCAGCTGGCCGCAGCTGATGAACGCTCCCACATCGCCCGGGAAATGCACGACATCGTGGCACATTCTCTGTCCGTCATCATCACCCAGGCCGATGGTGCCCGGTACGCTGCCGCCGCCAAGCCGGAACTGGCCACCGAAGCGCTGGCCACCATCGCCGCCACGGGCCGGGACTCCCTCGGTGAGATGCGAAGGCTGCTCGGCGTGCTGCGCTCGGATGAGGCCGCGCCGACAAGGCCCCAGCCGGGGCTTTCCGATCTCGACGAACTTCTGCTGGGTTTCCGCGCAGCAAGGCTGCAGATCTCCTTCGAAGAGCTTGGCATGCCTCGCCGGGCGCTTCCGGCCGGAGCCGAACTCACTGCCTACCGGATCATCCAGGAAGCACTCACCAACATCATGAAGCACGCAGGACCCCACGCCGGAGCGAGCGTGACGCTCACGTGGCAGGGTCGCGGTCTAGCGCTGAACATCGTCGACGACGGTCGGGGCGCCGCAGCTGATCCGCCCGCCGCAGGTGGGGGAAACGGGCTGCGGGGCATGATCGAGCGCATCTCCCTCTACGATGGTTCCTTGACCGCAGGCCCCTTGCCAGGCGGCGGTTTCCGTGTGTCCGCTTTCATTCCCTATTCGGAGGCCTAA
- a CDS encoding MBL fold metallo-hydrolase produces MGTSSDSPFSDSPSGDYTSALQQSSTLTRFRLAPNPGPMSLDGTNSYVISAGDSGHVAVVDPGPEDEGHLAELAAAGVVDVVLITHRHADHTAASARFHELTGAPVRAAAAEYCHGGEPLVDGEVLHAGGVEIRVLATPGHTSDSLCFHLPEDGPTGSVLTGDTILGRGTTVLDYPDGRLGDYLASLDRLESLGPATLLPAHGPVLEALDVKCREYREHRHQRLDQIRAALAQLGQDAPIAAVTDAVYPDVDPSIRWAAETSVAAQLDYLRG; encoded by the coding sequence ATGGGGACTTCCAGCGACTCACCTTTCAGCGACTCACCTTCCGGCGATTACACCTCTGCGCTGCAGCAGAGCAGCACCCTCACCCGCTTTCGGCTGGCACCAAACCCGGGCCCGATGAGCCTGGATGGCACCAACTCCTACGTCATCAGCGCGGGGGATTCGGGCCATGTTGCCGTCGTGGATCCCGGTCCGGAAGACGAGGGGCACCTGGCTGAGCTGGCAGCCGCCGGGGTGGTGGACGTCGTGCTTATTACGCACCGGCACGCTGACCACACTGCAGCGTCCGCCAGGTTCCATGAACTGACAGGCGCTCCCGTCAGGGCTGCTGCCGCGGAGTACTGCCACGGTGGCGAGCCTCTCGTGGACGGCGAAGTGCTCCATGCCGGCGGCGTGGAGATCCGTGTCCTGGCCACCCCGGGCCACACGTCGGATTCCTTGTGCTTCCACCTCCCCGAGGACGGTCCCACAGGCTCCGTTCTGACGGGTGACACCATCCTGGGCCGTGGCACCACGGTGCTGGACTACCCCGATGGCCGCTTGGGTGATTACCTTGCCAGTCTGGACAGGCTCGAATCCCTGGGCCCGGCTACGCTCCTTCCCGCCCACGGACCTGTGCTTGAAGCCCTGGATGTGAAATGCCGCGAGTACCGCGAACATCGCCATCAGCGGCTCGACCAGATCAGGGCTGCGTTGGCACAGCTCGGCCAGGATGCGCCGATCGCCGCAGTCACTGATGCGGTGTATCCCGACGTCGACCCTTCAATCAGGTGGGCAGCTGAGACGTCGGTCGCAGCGCAATTGGACTACCTTCGCGGTTAG